A portion of the Lolium rigidum isolate FL_2022 chromosome 1, APGP_CSIRO_Lrig_0.1, whole genome shotgun sequence genome contains these proteins:
- the LOC124684334 gene encoding phospholipase D Z-like — translation MPHLRRVPGVLSTADVLQWLSGNATKNLDILAQYWQLLAQPKNPKSGDYGFSESDMRRFGAEQGLRVYNALENAADRKVKIRIVQHSGFAPEFDQESADLAAGRPNVQNATLLFEDWWGSGVLHAKVWISDKKDLYIGSANNDWKSLTQVKELGIYFTSCPQIAKTVEVYFQNLWTLSTLNSTTYTKVALDKQWQTSRKVPCWSHFLQPKDRCRSPLPLSVDVPYVDGYPSLANPKLLDVLIETPGLKSSNKEHYFSYLSFSPPELSFDKFQADEQGWVDTIKSVNSEGMVRINTMDWLGQSQYAPQTVFWPSLSSAISEVIISKNATVRILVAYWTHFIPNTENYLKSLLYSNILCASSKYNHCGGKVEIRYYVVPGYNSTGPALSQGAATGNRYPDFTRVNHGKYAVSDTRANIGTSNLIWDYFYTTAGVSFGTYNPSIVSQLQDVFDADWDSPYTVPVKPLQASV, via the exons ATGCCCCACCTCCGCCGCGTCCCGGGGGTCCTCTCCACAG CGGATGTGCTCCAGTGGCTCTCAGGTAATGCGACGAAGAACTTGGATATCCTTGCACAGTACTGGCAGTTATTAGCGCAGCCAAAGAACCCCAAATCAGGGGATTACGGGTTCTCTGAGAGTGACATGAGAAGATTTGGGGCCGAACAGGGGCTCCGGGTTTACAATGCACTGGAGAATGCTGCAGATCGTAAGGTCAAAATCAG GATTGTGCAGCACTCTGGATTTGCACCTGAATTCGACCAAGAGAGCGCTGATCTCGCTGCTGGAAGACCAAATGTTCAGAATGCAACCTTGCTTTTTGAGGATTGGTGGGGATCTGGCGTTCTGCATGCAAAAGTATGGATATCCGACAAAAAAGATTTGTATATTGGATCTGCAAACAATGATTGGAAGTCCCTCACCCAG GTGAAGGAGCTTGGGATTTATTTTACTAGTTGTCCACAGATAGCAAAAACTGTTGAAGTATATTTTCAAAATCTTTGGACACTTTCAACGCTGAATTCAACCACTTACACTAAAGTTGCCTTGGATAAGCAGTGGCAGACTTCTAGAAAAGTGCCATGCTGGTCGCATTTCCTACAACCAAAAGATAGATGCAG GTCACCACTGCCCCTTTCTGTCGATGTCCCATATGTGGATGGCTATCCATCACTTGCCAATCCTAAACTGCTTGATGTTTTAATCGAAACCCCTGGGCTCAAGAGTTCCAATAAAGAACACTACTTCAGCTATCTTTCGTTTTCTCCACCTGAG CTGTCATTTGACAAGTTCCAGGCAGATGAGCAAGGTTGGGTCGACACCATCAAATCTGTCAATTCTGAGGGAATGGTGCGGATAAATACTATGGATTGGCTTGGACAGTCGCAGTATGCTCCTCAAACTGTGTTCTGGCCATCGTTGTCATCAGCGATATCTGAG GTAATAATCTCCAAGAATGCAACTGTGAGGATCCTTGTCGCCTACTGGACACACTTCATCCCGAACACCGAAAACTACCTGAAGAGCCTCCTATACTCAAACATCCTCTGCGCGTCTTCCAAGTACAACCACTGCGGTGGCAAGGTTGAGATCAGGTACTACGTGGTTCCAGGGTACAACTCTACCGGACCTGCCTTGTCCCAGGGCGCCGCGACGGGGAACCGTTACCCCGACTTTACCCGGGTGAACCACGGCAAGTACGCCGTGAGCGACACGAGGGCCAACATTGGCACCAGCAACCTTATCTGGGACTACTTCTACACCACGGCGGGGGTGAGCTTCGGGACGTACAACCCCTCCATCGTCTCGCAGCTGCAAGACGTGTTTGATGCGGACTGGGATTCTCCGTATACTGTACCGGTTAAACCTCTGCAGGCATCGGTGTAG